CCGTTTGCGCGTCGGTTTGACCGCTCTGACTATGGCCGAATATTTCCGAGACCAGGAAGGTCAGGACGTGCTTCTTTTTATCGATAACATATTCAGGTTCACCCAGGCCGGCTCTGAAGTTTCGGCATTATTAGGCAGAATGCCTTCAGCCGTAGGCTACCAACCCACGCTTTCTTCCGAAATGGCTGAACTTCAGGAACGGATAACCTCGACCAAAAGAGGATCCATTACTTCGGTCCAGGCCATCTACGTTCCGGCCGACGACCTGACTGACCCGGCACCGGCTACCACCTTTTCGCACCTGGACGCTACCACGGTACTATCAAGAGAAATAGCCTCGCTGGGTATTTACCCGGCCGTGGACCCGCTTGACTCAACCTCGCGACTGCTTGACCCCAACATCATTGGGCAGGAACACTACGCGACCGCCCGCGAGGTCCAAAGAATTCTCCAGCGCTACCGCGATTTACAAGACATCATCGCCATCCTGGGTATGGAAGAACTCTCGGATGAAGATAAGCAAATAGTCGCCAGAGCCCGGCGAATCCAGAAATTCCTGTCACAACCGTTTCACGTGGCCGAAGCGTTTACCGGCATGCCCGGCCGCTATGTTCCACTGAAAGAAACCATTAAAGGATTCAAAGAGATTATCGCCGGCAAACACGACACCATACCAGAACAGGCGTTCCTGATGGCCGGAACCATAGAAGAAGTGGTAGAAAAATCTAAAACAATGCAGGCGTAACATCCTGTAGAAATATGAAAACTTTCGATTTAGAAATCGTAACTCCCGAGCGTAAAGTATATAAAGGCGCGCCGTATTCGCTCATTGTCCCGGCCCATACCGGCTACCTTGGTATAATGGCCAACCACGCGCCATTTCTGGGAATACTCGGCAAAGGCAAGGTTACTATACGAATTGAAGCTTCGGAAAACCAAGCCTATGAAATAACAGGCGGGCTGATAGATGTCGGCTCCAACAAGGTGACTATTTTGGCTGATGAGGTTAAGTAAATTGCGGACGACCTAATTTTGCAATTCGGATATTCTTCACATATCCCAACCCTTGATGTGGGTGAACATTGTTTTCCACTTAGGGTGATACGCCTTTTCTCCGGCGTATTCTTGCCACTCTTCATACGTTATAAATGGCTTGGTCTTTTCTATGGGATATATGGCGCTCTTCTGAACGCCTTTTAACGTATTTATCTTCTGCGTCACAAAATCGTTCATGGTTTCATCCCGATCAGCCAAATACGACATCTGTATAACATTGTCATAAAGCTGGAAGGTAAATGCGTAATAAACCTTTTTAAGGCCATCGGGCAGGTCAGGGTTCAGCAGGTGTTTATGAACACTACCTAATTGGGCCGGCGTGACTTTAAGGGTTACCACAAATCGCTTGAAACGATGCGTATCCTTGGGCAACGGGAAGAACCTCGGCCGATAAAGAGGTGTTACCCACAAACGATTGACGCCTTCTATCTTGCTGAGACAGTTGGATACCAGATCCGCCACGGCTTCATGCTCTTTAATATGAACTAAGAGCGAAACACCATTATAACCGGTACGTTTGGTCATATAAAGAAGCCTGCCTTTTTCGCCAAGCGTATCAGATATTTCATCCTTCTGGCTGATAACCTGATCCCATAAAAGCGCGCCTTTTTCATCACCCAAAAGCATTACAATTGCTATCATGTCGTTCTCCTTAAGTTTTATATTAACTACCTTATTTATTATAATATGGTAGCAATCTATTAAATCCTGTCAATAATAGTCCGCTACGTTATGGTGCCGTGGCGTCAACGTTTCACTGTCATAACGTTGGATGGACTCCCTAGCTCTAAATTTCTCTTGACTTGCCCGCCCGCGATGTTATCATATAGGATTGTACCGACATGAAAATAGGAGTACAGAATAGCAACTCGGCCTTATTCGCTCGGTACGTTACGCTAAATTATGCCTGAATCTAAAAAAGATTATTACGAGCTTTTAGGAGTGCCCAAGAATTCCTCAACCGAGGATATCAAGAAGGCTTTCCGCAAAATGGCCCTAAAATACCACCCGGACCGCAATCCTGATAACAAAGCCGAGGCGGAGAAAAAGTTCAAAGAAATTGCCGAGGCCTACGAAATCCTGAGCGACCCGGAAAAACGCGCCAATTACGACCGTTTCGGCCATGAAGGCGTTAAAGGTTATACCACCCACGGGTTCTCGGGATATGAGGATATCTTTGAAAACTTCAGCGATATATTCTCCGGTGATTCGATGTTCTCCTCGTTTTTCGGAGGCAGATCGGGCTCCCGGCGCCGAACACAGCGAGGCAGTAACCTGCGGGTAGAGATTACTATACCGTTCAAGGAATCGGCTACAGGCACAGAGAAAACTATTACGCTCAAACGCAACGAACTCTGCAAGGAATGCCGGGGCACCGGCGCCCGAAAGGGTTCGGATTCAATCAATTGTCCAACCTGCGGCGGCCGGGGCGAGGTCATTCAGGGCGGCGGGTTCTTCACTATTAGAACTGCTTGCCCCCAATGCCAAGGAGCGGGCAAAATAATCAAGACGCCCTGCTCTTCCTGCCAAGGTGGCGGCCGGGTTCGGGAATCGCACGAAATCAAGGTCAAGATACCGGCCGGCATCGAGGACAATACCCGGATGCGACTATCCGGCCAGGGAGAACCATCACCGGACGGCTCGGTTCGGGGCGACCTTTACTGTGATGTTTTCGTAGCGCCGGACCATATTTTTGAGCGTGCCCATAATGACGCAATTATAGAGATGCCCATATCATATACCCAAGCGGCTCTGGGTGCGGAAATTGAGGTGCCCACACTGAACGGAACAGCCAAGATGAAGATACCCAAAGGAACCAAGAGCGGACAGGTGTTCCGGCTGAAAAACCAGGGATTCCCGGATATGCATGGCGGACGCAAGGGACACCAGCTGGTTCGGGTGATGATTGACGGAACAGAAAACCTGACACCTCGCCAGGAAGAACTACTTAAAGAACTGTCTAAAACCGAGACCCCGGGCCAAATTAACAGGGCGCGTAAGATAAACCTCTGGGACCATCCGCCGGAGGAGTAATGAGTGTTGGGTGTAGAAAATTCTGTCCTTTAAACAAGATTAAGCTATGAAAAAGAAACCTGAAGAACCCAAGGAACAACAACCTGTAATCCCGTCCGAAGAAGCGGCTCCGCAGATGCCCGGTATCCCGCCCAAAATCCCTCGGCCAAACTCTGGGCAGATCCAAGAGCAACCCGAAAATGGCAAGGCCTGCCAAACGTCACCGGAAGACCCGGCCCAGGCGCTGGAAAAACTCCAGAAGGAATTAGAAGACCTGCGCAATGCAGCCAATGAGCGCGACGAATTCCTGAAGCTGTCCCAGCGCATCCAGGCGGACTTTGAGAATTACCAGAAACGTATCAAGCGCGACCGGGAATGCTGGGAAAAATACAAGGATGAGGATTTACTCAAAGCACTTATCCCGGCATTTGACAACCTGGATCGGGCACTTAAGATAGAGTGTAAATCCGACGATGCTAAATGCCTACTGGACGGCGTCGGCTTGAGCAAACAGGAAATATTACGGATAATGGAAAAACACGGGGTCAAGCTGATAAAAACCATGGACGAGAAATTCAACCCTAATTACCACGAGGTAGTCAACGCCAAAGAGTCTTCCGATAAACCGGACGGCATTATTATCGAAGAGATTGTCAAAGGATTCATGCTTTATGACCGAGTCATCCGCCCAGCCAAGGTGGTAATCGCGGCCAGCAAAAAGAAACCGGCTGACCCTAAGGCACCCGAAACGCCGAATTGTTAATTACTTAAGATTTAAGTTTTATGCCAACATACGATTACGAATGCCCCAAGTGTAACCATAAATTCGAGCATTTCCAAGGCATTAATGACGCCGTTCTAAAGCAGTGCCCCAAGTGCAAGCGAACCGGGCTAAGACGCCTGATTGGTTCAGGCAGCGCCCTGATATTCAAGGGTTCGGGGTTTTATATCACCGATTATTGCAATAAAAGCACATCCTACACCGAAGCCAAGAAGAAGGATGAAGCCTCCGCTCCGGCGCCAAAACCGGAAATCAAGACTGATAAACCCGCGCCTAAGGAATCCAAGAAGCCGTCTAACACCAAAGACAAAAAATAATAATTATTGACAAGTTATTACATATAAGGTAGAAACACTCCAACTTAAAACTGATTCCCCGGTAGCTCAATGGTGGAGCGAGCGGCTGTTAACCGCTAGGTTGTAAGTTCGAATCTTACCCGGGGAGCACTTCCTAATAAAGGACGAAATTATGAAACCTATTAATTATCCCGCAAAACTCAATGTCGCCCCTGAATTGCTCACGGAAAACGTAGCCAAGCGGGCCAACAAGGTGGCCATCTACTGCGAAGACCAAAAAGTAACCTTCAAACAGCTTGACGAAAACGTTAATCGTTTCGCCAACGTTCTGAAGAACCTGGGCCTCAAGCCGCAGGACCGCATCCTCCTGATATTGCCGGACCGGCCGGCATTTTATTACGCATTCCTGGGCAGCATCAAATACGGCGTCGTGCCCATCCCCACCAATACCACCCTGAAAAAGGAAGACTTCCAGTTCATGCTCGAAGACAGCGAATCTAAAGCCATCGTAACCACTTCGGACAGCGAAGCCGCCGGCATCCAGGGCAAAAACCTTAAGCATATCCTGCTGGCTGACAAAGGGCTTGATGAACTGATGGCCAAGGCGTCGCCCGCGGCCGAAGCCTGCCCTTCATCCTCCAACGATATCGCTTTCTGGCTCTACAGCTCCGGCAGCACCGGCAAACCCAAAGGCGTGCCCCACCGCCATCTCGATATACTTTACACGGCCGACACCTTCGCCAAAGAGGTGCTCAAGATAACGGAAAAGGACATAATTTTCTCGGCCAGCAAGCTCTTCTTCGCTTATGGCCTGGGCAACAACCTTTCTTTCCCGCTCAGGTTCGGCGCTTCAGCCGTGCTAATGCCCGGCAAACCGTCGCCGGAAAACGTTATGGCGGCTCTGGCTAAATACAAACCGACCGCATTCTTCGGCGTGCCGACCCTGTTCAATTCCATGCTCAAGAAGCTGGACAAAGACTGCCTGAGCTCGGTGCGCATATGCACTTCGGCCGGCGAAGCCCTGCCACCGGAGATTTACAGCAAATGGAAAGAAGCCACCGGCCTCGAGGCGCTGGACGGCATCGGCTCGACCGAGGCGCTGCACATATTCATCTCTAATTTCCCCAACGACGTCAAACCAGGCACCTCCGGCAAGGTCGTGCCCGGCTACGAAGCCAAGATAGTCGACGATTCCGGCAACGAGCTCGGCTCGGGCAAAACCGGATACCTGATTATCAAAGGGCAAAGTATCACCCCCGGTTACTGGAAACGGCCCGACGACAACGCCGAAAAGATGCTGCCGGACGGCTGGTTCAAAACCGGAGATATGTACCAGCTCGATAACGGTTATTTTTCCTACCAGGGCCGCGGCGACGATATGCTCAAGGTCGGCGGTATCTGGGTTTCGCCCATCGAAATCGAGAACGTCCTGCTCCAGAACAAGATGGTCTCGGACTGCGCCGTGGTCGGCCAGCTGGTCGAAGGGCTGACCAAGCCGTTCGCTTACGTGGTGCCCCAGCCGAGTATGTCCAAAACCCAGGCCGAGGCCGAAAAGATTCTCCAGTTCGTCCAGGAACGCCTGCCCAAATACAAATGGCCCTGGCAGGTTTTCTTCGTGGATGAACTGCCCCGAACCAGCACCGGCAAGGTCCAACGGTTCAAGCTGCGCGGGCGGGTTAATCCTTAAACTCAATAATTTATGGACAACACGGCTGAAATGGCTTAAATAGCCGCCATATGAACTTCCGCAGACGAATCATCGTCAGTTTATTCCTGCTTTCCTGCGTCTTGGCCACCGGCACCATCGGCTATTGGATTATCGGCGGCAAATTCCTGGACGCCCTTTATATGACCGTCATCACCTCGGCCACGGTCGGCTACGGCGAAGTGGTCCCCGTTTCCAACAACCCCGGCGCCGAGATTTTCACCATCATCTTCATCATCCTGTCGGTCATCACCATCGGCATCATTACTTCGCTGTTGGTGGCATCAATACTAGAATTAGAAATGAGCGGATTCTTAAGGAGGCGAAAAATGAATAAGGAAATCGGAAAACTTACCGGGCACTATATCATCTGCGGCGCGGGCGAGACCGGCATCCACATCGTTCAGGAAATGTCCAAGATGCTGATGACCTTCGTGGTCATCGACCGCGACCAACCGCGGCTGGAAAAACTGGCCGCCCTGTCGCAGAACATCCTTTACCTGGTGGGCGACGCCACCGACGA
This region of Candidatus Brocadiia bacterium genomic DNA includes:
- the atpD gene encoding F0F1 ATP synthase subunit beta, whose translation is MEQAIGKILQVIGPVVDVIFPEGHLPSIYNALNIKDNTKGSNLTLEVAQHLGNNTVRAIALSSTDGLVRGMTVVDTGAVITVPVGRPTLGRVLNLLGQPIDNLGEIKTKDYLPIHRHAPTLIDQSTATQIFETGLKVIDLLAPYAKGGKVGLFGGAGVGKTVLITELIRNIATEHGGFSVFGGVGERTREGNDLWLEMQRSGVLPKTVMVFGQMNEPPGARLRVGLTALTMAEYFRDQEGQDVLLFIDNIFRFTQAGSEVSALLGRMPSAVGYQPTLSSEMAELQERITSTKRGSITSVQAIYVPADDLTDPAPATTFSHLDATTVLSREIASLGIYPAVDPLDSTSRLLDPNIIGQEHYATAREVQRILQRYRDLQDIIAILGMEELSDEDKQIVARARRIQKFLSQPFHVAEAFTGMPGRYVPLKETIKGFKEIIAGKHDTIPEQAFLMAGTIEEVVEKSKTMQA
- the atpC gene encoding ATP synthase F1 subunit epsilon, which translates into the protein MKTFDLEIVTPERKVYKGAPYSLIVPAHTGYLGIMANHAPFLGILGKGKVTIRIEASENQAYEITGGLIDVGSNKVTILADEVK
- the dnaJ gene encoding molecular chaperone DnaJ, giving the protein MPESKKDYYELLGVPKNSSTEDIKKAFRKMALKYHPDRNPDNKAEAEKKFKEIAEAYEILSDPEKRANYDRFGHEGVKGYTTHGFSGYEDIFENFSDIFSGDSMFSSFFGGRSGSRRRTQRGSNLRVEITIPFKESATGTEKTITLKRNELCKECRGTGARKGSDSINCPTCGGRGEVIQGGGFFTIRTACPQCQGAGKIIKTPCSSCQGGGRVRESHEIKVKIPAGIEDNTRMRLSGQGEPSPDGSVRGDLYCDVFVAPDHIFERAHNDAIIEMPISYTQAALGAEIEVPTLNGTAKMKIPKGTKSGQVFRLKNQGFPDMHGGRKGHQLVRVMIDGTENLTPRQEELLKELSKTETPGQINRARKINLWDHPPEE
- the grpE gene encoding nucleotide exchange factor GrpE: MKKKPEEPKEQQPVIPSEEAAPQMPGIPPKIPRPNSGQIQEQPENGKACQTSPEDPAQALEKLQKELEDLRNAANERDEFLKLSQRIQADFENYQKRIKRDRECWEKYKDEDLLKALIPAFDNLDRALKIECKSDDAKCLLDGVGLSKQEILRIMEKHGVKLIKTMDEKFNPNYHEVVNAKESSDKPDGIIIEEIVKGFMLYDRVIRPAKVVIAASKKKPADPKAPETPNC
- a CDS encoding zinc ribbon domain-containing protein; translated protein: MPTYDYECPKCNHKFEHFQGINDAVLKQCPKCKRTGLRRLIGSGSALIFKGSGFYITDYCNKSTSYTEAKKKDEASAPAPKPEIKTDKPAPKESKKPSNTKDKK
- a CDS encoding benzoate-CoA ligase family protein; this encodes MKPINYPAKLNVAPELLTENVAKRANKVAIYCEDQKVTFKQLDENVNRFANVLKNLGLKPQDRILLILPDRPAFYYAFLGSIKYGVVPIPTNTTLKKEDFQFMLEDSESKAIVTTSDSEAAGIQGKNLKHILLADKGLDELMAKASPAAEACPSSSNDIAFWLYSSGSTGKPKGVPHRHLDILYTADTFAKEVLKITEKDIIFSASKLFFAYGLGNNLSFPLRFGASAVLMPGKPSPENVMAALAKYKPTAFFGVPTLFNSMLKKLDKDCLSSVRICTSAGEALPPEIYSKWKEATGLEALDGIGSTEALHIFISNFPNDVKPGTSGKVVPGYEAKIVDDSGNELGSGKTGYLIIKGQSITPGYWKRPDDNAEKMLPDGWFKTGDMYQLDNGYFSYQGRGDDMLKVGGIWVSPIEIENVLLQNKMVSDCAVVGQLVEGLTKPFAYVVPQPSMSKTQAEAEKILQFVQERLPKYKWPWQVFFVDELPRTSTGKVQRFKLRGRVNP